TGTTTATTTATTCCTTGTGCAGTATAGCCTCAGCGAGCAAGCCCCTAAGATCACCAGAATGGATCCAATTCGGGATCTCGTATATATCCGCAATTTTAAAACAAAACGGGCATTCTACAAAACTGATCATATTAAGCAGAATTTCCGGTGAAAAAAACAAAAATATCATAGACAAATATATTAATGAGTTTAAGCCTGAATTGGTGTGCTTTACTTCTGTAAGCAGCGAATATTCATTTGTTGTTGAAATAGCAAGATATATAAGATCAAACTATCCGGATTTATTTTTATTAATCGGGGGGGCGCATGTTTCACTGAACCCGGAAGGAGCGTTAAATGATTTTGATGCTTTATGTATTGGAGAAGGGGAATATCCTGTCTTAGAGTTGGTTTCAAGCATCGAAGAAAACAAACCCCCACAGTCAATACCAAATTTATGGATCAAACATGATGATAAAATAGAAAAAAATCCATCCAGGCCATTCATATCAGATCTTGATGTTTTGCCTTTTCCCGATAGAGATATGTGGCAGGAGTGGATAAAGGAAGATGCCTCTGCAAGACACACCGTTTTATTGGGACGCGGTTGCCCGTTTAATTGCAGTTATTGCAGTAATCATGCTTTAAGAAAAATAGCATCAGGAACTTATGTCAGATATAGGTCTCCGGACAATATCATTAGCGAAATAAATGAACTGGTTGATAAATATCCACAAAAAACCGAGATCTATCTGGAAGTGGAAACAATCGGAGTCAATAAAAGCTGGACATTAGAATTATGTTCAAAGCTCAGGAGTTTTAACCAGGCACATAAAAACCAAATACATTTTGGGGCTAATTTAAGGATTGTACCCAATGTTAATTATCGGGATATATTCCATGCTTTAAAAAATGCAAATTTTAGGTTTATTAATATTGGGCTTG
This sequence is a window from Candidatus Saganbacteria bacterium. Protein-coding genes within it:
- a CDS encoding radical SAM protein — its product is MKVLFIYSLCSIASASKPLRSPEWIQFGISYISAILKQNGHSTKLIILSRISGEKNKNIIDKYINEFKPELVCFTSVSSEYSFVVEIARYIRSNYPDLFLLIGGAHVSLNPEGALNDFDALCIGEGEYPVLELVSSIEENKPPQSIPNLWIKHDDKIEKNPSRPFISDLDVLPFPDRDMWQEWIKEDASARHTVLLGRGCPFNCSYCSNHALRKIASGTYVRYRSPDNIISEINELVDKYPQKTEIYLEVETIGVNKSWTLELCSKLRSFNQAHKNQIHFGANLRIVPNVNYRDIFHALKNANFRFINIGLESGSEKIRREILRRNYSNADIINAVKLAREYGLQVSFFNMVGLPGETVDDFHETIEMNKICLPDWINFSIFYPYPGTDLYTFCKAKGYLGDSIDTRMERGRAILNLPYFSKKEVEHNYIWFNYNVYKGHKPLIRLLSQALKLQIRANPFLFAVYSYFKYIAAKMLNVAIKMLI